The following proteins come from a genomic window of Candidatus Methanoperedens sp.:
- a CDS encoding NusA-like transcription termination signal-binding factor has translation MSEVKLSMDGIRYIALFEKITGAQARDCYEDTENNRLLFVVRNGDMGLAIGKGGEHINNVKKAIGKSVEIIEHSDDPVLFIKNAFHPIILKNINIKINDGKRIAYVEVPTKEKGLAIGRDGKNIEKVKKLSLRHHNINDVIIQ, from the coding sequence ATGAGTGAAGTTAAGTTAAGCATGGATGGAATAAGGTATATTGCGTTATTTGAAAAAATCACCGGGGCGCAGGCAAGAGATTGCTATGAGGATACCGAGAACAACAGGCTTCTTTTTGTGGTCAGGAACGGCGATATGGGGCTTGCTATAGGAAAAGGCGGGGAACACATCAACAACGTGAAAAAGGCTATTGGTAAATCGGTAGAAATAATCGAACATTCTGATGATCCTGTATTGTTCATTAAAAATGCATTTCATCCAATAATTCTAAAAAATATTAATATTAAAATTAATGATGGCAAGCGTATAGCTTATGTAGAAGTTCCAACTAAAGAGAAGGGGCTTGCCATCGGGAGAGACGGCAAAAATATTGAAAAAGTAAAAAAGCTCTCCTTAAGGCATCATAATATAAACGACGTAATAATTCAGTGA
- a CDS encoding 30S ribosomal protein S12: protein MGKGLYAARKLESVDKSNRWSDGDFARRALNLDVKADPLGGSPQARGIALEKVGIEAKQPNSGIRKCIRLQLIKNGKQITAFCPQDGAINFIDEHDEVVVERIGGKMGGAMGDIPGVRWKVISVNNVDLRQMVLGKKAKPVR from the coding sequence ATGGGAAAAGGATTATACGCGGCTCGTAAATTAGAGAGCGTCGACAAAAGTAATAGATGGAGCGATGGAGATTTCGCAAGACGAGCCCTTAATTTGGATGTAAAGGCTGACCCGCTCGGAGGCTCCCCGCAGGCAAGGGGTATTGCTCTTGAGAAAGTCGGTATCGAGGCAAAACAGCCAAACTCAGGGATCAGGAAATGTATCAGGCTCCAGCTTATCAAGAACGGCAAACAGATAACAGCTTTCTGTCCCCAGGATGGGGCTATTAATTTCATAGACGAACATGATGAAGTGGTCGTTGAACGGATCGGCGGAAAAATGGGGGGCGCCATGGGAGATATTCCCGGAGTTCGCTGGAAAGTAATATCTGTAAATAATGTTGATCTAAGACAGATGGTTCTTGGCAAAAAGGCAAAACCGGTGAGATAA
- a CDS encoding 30S ribosomal protein S7, with protein MQKLFGKWDFTEVEVKDPSVKSYINLTPTVVPHSGGKNSKKQFAKTNLNIVERLINKVMREEHNTGAKITVTTIMMEAFETVNKKTGQNPIQVLANAITNAGPREETVRLQYGGIAVPKSVDTAPQRRVDTALRLIAEGAQQASFGTKKSLANALADEIIAAANHDVKGYAMGKKDNIERVAKAAR; from the coding sequence ATGCAAAAATTATTCGGAAAATGGGATTTTACGGAAGTTGAGGTCAAAGACCCGAGTGTCAAGAGTTACATTAATCTTACACCTACAGTTGTTCCGCATTCGGGTGGCAAGAATTCAAAAAAGCAGTTCGCAAAGACGAACCTGAACATTGTGGAGAGGCTCATAAATAAAGTCATGCGTGAAGAGCATAATACGGGCGCCAAGATAACTGTTACCACGATAATGATGGAAGCATTTGAAACAGTCAACAAGAAAACCGGCCAGAACCCGATACAGGTTCTTGCAAATGCTATTACAAATGCAGGTCCGAGAGAGGAAACCGTCAGGTTACAGTACGGTGGTATTGCTGTTCCGAAATCTGTTGATACTGCCCCACAGCGCCGCGTGGATACCGCACTTCGCCTCATCGCCGAAGGCGCACAGCAGGCATCATTCGGCACAAAGAAATCACTTGCAAATGCGCTTGCAGACGAAATAATCGCTGCAGCCAACCATGACGTAAAAGGATATGCCATGGGCAAGAAAGATAATATTGAACGGGTCGCAAAAGCGGCAAGATAA